A single region of the Nicotiana sylvestris chromosome 6, ASM39365v2, whole genome shotgun sequence genome encodes:
- the LOC138870782 gene encoding uncharacterized protein, whose protein sequence is MELRQTITALECRLMDALCTIDSMKAKIESLEEYINAGMTEVASNVVVTREAKIESPKPPVFKGVCDAQEVENFLWDLENYFKHGKVRDDEAKINTAVLYLSETAMLWWRRKMADVDKGLGTISTWDQFKVELKRQFFPNNVLYETRRKLRELKQTGSIRKYVKEFTTLMFQIPNLTNDDLLFHFMDELQNWAKQELQLRQVTGIDQVIVEANSLMDFRHDKHDKGSVKESKVNNVKGGGDRGKVKEIQQIYSKTQDFKNSSSR, encoded by the coding sequence atggaactaaggcaaaccatAACTGCCTTAGAGTGCAGACTCATGGATGCTTTGTGTACTATCGATTctatgaaggcaaagatagagtcactcgagGAGTATATCAATGCTGGCATGACCGAGGTAGCCAGCAATGTTGTGGTGACGAGGGAGGCCAAGATCGAGTCTCCCAAACCCCCAGTGTTCAAAGGTGTTTGTgatgcacaagaagtggaaaacttcctttGGGACTTGGAGAACTACTTCAAGCACGGCAAAGTGAGGGATGACGAGGCCAAGATCAATACTGCGGTATTGTACCTCTCAGAGACTGCCATGctatggtggagaaggaagatggCCGACGTGGATAAAGGTTTAGGTACTATTAGCACATGGGATCAGTTCAAAGTGGAGCTCAAGcgacagttctttccaaacaatgtcttgtaCGAGACAAGGCGCAAGCTTAGGGAATTGAAGCAAACAGGGAGCATACGTAAGTATGTCAAGGAGTTCACTACCCTTATGTTTCAAATCCCCAACCTGaccaatgatgacttgttgttccacttcatggacgagttgcaaaattgggctaagCAGGAGTTACAACTCCGACAAGTCACTGGTATAGACCAAGTCATAGTGGAGGCCAATTCATTGATGGATTTCAGGCATGACAAGCACGACAAAGGCAGTGTTAAGGAGTCAAAGGTTAACAATGTCAAAGGTGGGGGAGACCGTGGCAAAGTCAAGGAGATACAACAAATATACTCCAAGACTCAAGACTTCAAAAATTCGAGTAGTCGTTAG